In the Chroococcidiopsis sp. SAG 2025 genome, one interval contains:
- a CDS encoding PDZ domain-containing protein has protein sequence MTHTGRSGSDIGIQDIRLDFIQTDTAINPGNSGGPLLNAQGQVIGVNTAILGGAQGLGFAIPIEKAQRVANQLIETGRVYHPYIGVRLIELTPEIQQQINQSNLGFKVTQEQGVLIVTVAPNSPAARGGLRSGDIITEVKGVQIQNADRVQDQIEATPLGNTLQLEVDRNGSTQTITIKPEQLPAAAAK, from the coding sequence ATGACCCATACGGGACGTAGTGGATCTGATATCGGTATTCAAGACATACGCCTTGACTTTATCCAAACCGATACCGCAATTAATCCTGGTAATTCCGGCGGACCTTTACTCAACGCTCAAGGACAAGTAATTGGTGTTAACACAGCAATTCTTGGCGGAGCGCAAGGGTTAGGTTTTGCAATACCAATTGAAAAAGCACAGCGGGTTGCTAATCAATTAATTGAAACTGGTCGAGTTTATCATCCCTATATAGGTGTGCGACTGATTGAGCTAACACCGGAAATTCAACAGCAAATCAACCAAAGTAATCTTGGTTTTAAAGTCACTCAAGAGCAAGGAGTTTTAATTGTAACTGTGGCTCCCAACTCTCCAGCAGCGCGTGGTGGTTTACGTTCTGGCGATATTATTACCGAAGTCAAAGGAGTTCAAATTCAAAACGCCGATCGAGTCCAAGATCAAATAGAAGCAACACCTTTAGGAAATACTCTTCAATTAGAAGTTGACCGCAATGGTTCAACTCAAACTATCACAATCAAACCAGAGCAATTACCAGCTGCTGCCGCTAAGTAA